The Georgenia sp. TF02-10 genome window below encodes:
- a CDS encoding amino acid ABC transporter ATP-binding/permease protein, with translation MTAPLAPAPAAGGTGPGPATPRPAPAPDTEPRPKRRWARGLLPTAERHALRRAVALLDLDRLRLLWAVLAGSAGLASAVGLTATSAWLIARASQMPPVLELSVAAVAVRTFGISRALLRYLERLASHDLALRGMAALRERLYLILAAGRADAVAGLRRGDLLARTGADVDAVGDVVVRAVLPAAVAAVVGVGTVGLVTWLHPAAGAVLAACLLLAGVVGPWLSMRSARLAEQARLTARGEVAATAMTILDGAAELTVAGRVPQVLGHLRRAEGDLARAKDRAARPAALAAGVDTLAMGLAVLGALVLGVPATTAGALSPVELAVIVLTPLAAFEGTAMLGPAATQLVRSAAAARRIMDLLDAAGGSAAASAAPADGGPAPVAISPADGGLAPGTPTDGGPAPVAVSPADGRPAPGTPTDGGSTPRAVPADDGDGGGRGVAGGPHLAARGLAVGWPGGPTVAHGIDLDLVPGRAVAVVGPSGIGKTTLLLTLAGLLPPRAGTVGVDGVPLEAAGPVAGGAVVLTAEDAHVFGTTVLENLRVARGDVSAAEGEALLRRVGLGAWLAGLPAGLDTLLGPDGATISGGERRRLLLARALASPAPLLLLDEPAEHLDPATADHLVADLLRAGPDVGTLLVTHRLSALAAADEVILLGRGDGDGADAGGATVLARGTHAELLATVPVYRWAAEQEAR, from the coding sequence GTGACCGCCCCGCTCGCCCCCGCGCCGGCGGCCGGCGGGACCGGCCCCGGGCCGGCGACGCCGAGGCCGGCCCCGGCCCCGGACACCGAGCCCCGGCCGAAGCGCCGGTGGGCGCGCGGCCTGCTGCCCACCGCCGAGCGGCACGCCCTGCGCCGCGCCGTCGCGCTGCTCGACCTGGACCGGCTCCGCCTGCTGTGGGCGGTCCTGGCCGGCAGCGCCGGGCTGGCCAGCGCCGTCGGGCTCACCGCCACCTCGGCATGGCTGATCGCCCGCGCGTCCCAGATGCCGCCGGTGCTGGAGCTCTCGGTCGCCGCAGTGGCCGTGCGCACCTTCGGCATCTCCCGGGCGCTGCTGCGCTACCTCGAGCGGCTGGCCTCCCACGACCTCGCCCTGCGCGGCATGGCGGCGCTTCGGGAGCGGCTCTACCTCATCCTCGCCGCCGGCCGCGCCGACGCCGTCGCCGGCCTGCGCCGCGGCGACCTCCTCGCCCGCACCGGCGCCGACGTGGACGCGGTGGGCGACGTCGTCGTCCGCGCCGTGCTGCCGGCGGCGGTCGCCGCTGTGGTCGGCGTGGGCACCGTCGGCCTGGTGACCTGGCTGCACCCGGCCGCCGGCGCCGTGCTCGCCGCGTGCCTGCTGCTGGCCGGGGTCGTCGGGCCGTGGCTGAGCATGCGCTCGGCGCGGCTGGCCGAGCAGGCGCGGCTGACCGCGCGCGGGGAGGTCGCGGCCACCGCGATGACGATCCTCGACGGCGCCGCCGAGCTCACCGTGGCCGGCCGGGTGCCCCAGGTGCTGGGCCACCTGCGCCGGGCGGAGGGGGACCTGGCCCGGGCCAAGGACCGGGCCGCCCGGCCGGCGGCCCTGGCCGCCGGTGTCGACACCCTGGCCATGGGGCTGGCGGTGCTCGGCGCCCTGGTGCTCGGCGTGCCCGCCACGACCGCCGGCGCGCTGTCCCCGGTCGAGCTCGCGGTCATCGTGCTGACCCCGCTCGCCGCGTTCGAGGGCACCGCCATGCTGGGTCCGGCGGCCACCCAGCTCGTCCGGTCCGCGGCGGCGGCCCGGCGGATCATGGACCTGCTGGACGCCGCCGGCGGTAGTGCCGCCGCGTCGGCCGCTCCCGCCGACGGCGGCCCTGCGCCGGTGGCCATCTCCCCCGCCGACGGCGGCCTAGCCCCGGGCACCCCTACCGACGGCGGCCCTGCGCCGGTGGCCGTCTCCCCCGCCGACGGGCGCCCAGCCCCGGGCACCCCTACCGACGGTGGCTCCACCCCGCGCGCCGTCCCCGCCGACGACGGCGACGGCGGCGGCCGCGGCGTGGCTGGCGGTCCGCACCTGGCCGCGCGCGGCCTGGCGGTGGGCTGGCCCGGCGGCCCGACGGTCGCCCACGGCATCGACCTGGACCTGGTGCCCGGCCGCGCCGTCGCCGTCGTCGGCCCGAGCGGGATCGGCAAGACCACGCTGCTGCTCACCCTCGCCGGCCTCCTGCCCCCGCGCGCGGGCACGGTTGGGGTCGACGGCGTCCCGCTCGAGGCGGCGGGGCCGGTGGCCGGCGGCGCGGTGGTGCTCACCGCCGAGGACGCCCACGTCTTCGGCACCACCGTGCTGGAGAACCTGCGGGTGGCCCGCGGCGACGTCTCCGCCGCCGAGGGCGAGGCGCTGCTGCGCCGCGTCGGGCTCGGCGCCTGGCTGGCCGGGCTGCCGGCGGGCCTGGACACCCTGCTCGGGCCGGACGGGGCCACCATCTCCGGCGGCGAGCGCCGTCGCCTGCTCCTCGCCCGCGCGCTGGCCAGCCCGGCCCCGTTGCTGCTGCTGGACGAGCCGGCGGAGCACCTCGACCCGGCGACCGCCGACCACCTGGTGGCCGACCTGCTCCGCGCCGGTCCCGACGTCGGCACGCTCCTCGTCACCCACCGGCTCAGCGCCCTCGCCGCCGCCGACGAGGTGATCCTGCTCGGCCGGGGCGACGGCGACGGCGCGGACGCCGGAGGGGCTACCGTGCTGGCCAGGGGCACGCACGCCGAGCTGCTGGCGACCGTGCCCGTCTACCGCTGGGCCGCCGAGCAGGAAGCACGCTGA
- the cydD gene encoding thiol reductant ABC exporter subunit CydD has product MKPLDPRLLRHARAARRYVAGTAVTGFLTAALVIAQVLLIAHALAPVVDGDAGWAQVRPLVGWLALVLAARVVVLVVQESVAHRAARDVIADLRAQVLARAVALGPRWLGAGHGAAVGTLVTRGLDDLEPYFVRYLPQLLLAATVTPATLAVVLRLDLASAAILAVTLPLVPVFMWLIGVLTQQFAAAKLATMERLGAQLLDLLAGLSTLKALGREHGPGARVRALGEAYRRTTMGTLKVAFLSGAVLELLASLSVALVAVTVGMRLVYGQVDLTTALALLMLAPEVYRPLREVGAQFHASADGVAAADEAFAVLATAPPPPGRVAAPDLRRTDVVLDAVTVAAPGRDVRAPDRLSARLRPGRVIALVGPSGAGKTTAAAVVLGLLRPDAGTVRLEPAGLGGGLDLADVDPAGWHAQVAWVPQRPVLVPGTVRSAVLGSADANVTAAADAAARATGLADVLAGLPAGWDTPVGQGGVGLSLGQRQRLALTAALLGTEQLVVLDEPTAHLDAAAERAVLDTVAALRRQGRTVLVIAHRAALVAAADDVVEVTASARKHGDGPGDAPQHGDGRGNPPQHEGGPVGVPQPGGSPVGAPQRTGVAS; this is encoded by the coding sequence GTGAAGCCCCTCGACCCCCGGCTGCTGCGGCACGCCCGCGCCGCCCGGCGCTACGTCGCCGGCACCGCGGTGACCGGGTTCCTCACCGCGGCGCTGGTGATCGCCCAGGTCCTGCTCATCGCTCACGCCCTCGCGCCGGTGGTCGACGGCGACGCCGGCTGGGCGCAGGTCCGGCCCCTGGTGGGGTGGCTGGCCCTGGTGCTGGCCGCGCGGGTGGTCGTGCTGGTGGTGCAGGAGTCGGTGGCCCACCGGGCCGCCCGGGACGTGATCGCCGACCTGCGCGCCCAGGTGCTGGCCCGGGCGGTCGCGCTCGGCCCGCGCTGGCTCGGCGCCGGGCACGGCGCGGCGGTCGGGACGCTGGTCACCCGTGGCCTGGACGACCTCGAGCCGTACTTCGTCCGCTACCTGCCCCAGCTGCTGCTGGCCGCCACGGTCACCCCGGCCACGCTCGCCGTCGTCCTCCGCCTCGACCTCGCCTCGGCGGCGATCCTCGCGGTGACCCTCCCGCTCGTGCCGGTCTTCATGTGGCTGATCGGGGTGCTCACCCAGCAGTTCGCGGCGGCGAAGCTGGCCACCATGGAGCGCCTCGGCGCCCAGCTCCTCGACCTGCTGGCCGGGCTGAGCACGCTGAAGGCGCTGGGTCGCGAGCACGGCCCGGGCGCCCGGGTGCGGGCCCTCGGCGAGGCCTACCGGCGCACCACGATGGGGACGCTGAAGGTCGCCTTCCTCTCCGGGGCGGTGCTGGAGCTCCTCGCGTCGCTGTCGGTGGCGCTGGTTGCGGTGACGGTGGGGATGCGGCTGGTCTACGGCCAGGTGGACCTCACCACCGCGCTGGCGCTGCTCATGCTCGCCCCCGAGGTGTACCGGCCGCTGCGGGAGGTCGGCGCCCAGTTCCACGCCTCCGCCGACGGCGTGGCCGCCGCCGACGAGGCCTTCGCGGTGCTGGCCACCGCTCCCCCGCCGCCCGGGCGGGTGGCGGCGCCGGACCTGCGCCGCACCGACGTCGTCCTCGACGCGGTCACCGTCGCCGCGCCGGGCCGGGACGTCCGCGCCCCGGACCGGCTCAGCGCCCGGCTGCGCCCGGGCCGGGTGATCGCCCTGGTCGGCCCGTCCGGGGCGGGCAAGACGACGGCGGCCGCGGTGGTCCTGGGGCTGCTGCGCCCGGACGCCGGCACCGTGCGGCTGGAGCCGGCCGGGCTGGGTGGCGGCCTGGACCTGGCCGACGTCGACCCGGCCGGCTGGCACGCCCAGGTCGCCTGGGTTCCGCAGCGCCCGGTGCTGGTGCCGGGCACCGTGAGGTCGGCCGTCCTCGGCTCGGCCGACGCCAACGTCACCGCGGCCGCGGACGCCGCCGCCCGGGCCACCGGCCTCGCCGACGTCCTCGCCGGGCTGCCCGCCGGGTGGGACACGCCGGTGGGCCAGGGCGGCGTGGGCCTCTCGCTCGGGCAGCGCCAGCGCCTGGCCCTGACCGCCGCGCTGCTGGGCACCGAGCAGCTCGTCGTGCTGGACGAGCCCACCGCGCACCTCGACGCGGCCGCCGAGCGCGCCGTGCTGGACACCGTCGCCGCGCTGCGCCGGCAGGGCCGCACGGTGCTGGTCATCGCCCACCGGGCCGCCCTGGTGGCGGCCGCCGACGACGTCGTCGAGGTCACCGCCAGCGCTCGGAAGCACGGGGACGGCCCCGGGGACGCCCCGCAGCACGGGGACGGCCGCGGGAATCCCCCGCAGCACGAGGGCGGCCCTGTGGGGGTCCCGCAGCCTGGGGGCAGTCCCGTGGGTGCCCCGCAGCGCACCGGGGTGGCCTCGTGA
- the cydB gene encoding cytochrome d ubiquinol oxidase subunit II yields MDLPTLWFLLIAVLWTGYLVLEGFGFGVGMLLRPLARDEQERRVMLRSIGPVWDGNEVWLITAGGATFAAFPEWYATMFSGFYLPLLVILLALIVRICAIEWRAKINDQTWRDRWDWAHTFGAWVPAVLWGWPSPTWSRAWRSRWWTAATRLVGGLFSLLTPFTLLGGAMTATVFLTHGAVFLALKTDGEIRHRAGVLAQRLSVLSLAVAGTWAVWAQVAFAERAWTWAAVVVAAGALVGVVVATRERREGWAFALNAVAIVAAVVLIFGSMFPDVMPSSLDPAWSLTVTEASSTTATLTVMSVVALLFVPVVLAYQGWTYWVFRKRLVADPAGGDAGLDPKAPAFVGAAGDGAGRGDGAGGVAGGGDGRGATVDGRAAGTGAAGGRAAAGDGADPGGAD; encoded by the coding sequence ATGGACCTGCCCACCCTGTGGTTCCTGCTCATCGCCGTGCTGTGGACCGGCTACCTCGTGCTCGAGGGCTTCGGCTTCGGCGTCGGCATGCTGCTGCGCCCGCTGGCCCGCGACGAGCAGGAGCGCCGGGTCATGCTGCGCAGCATCGGCCCGGTCTGGGACGGCAACGAGGTGTGGCTGATCACCGCCGGCGGCGCCACCTTCGCCGCGTTCCCGGAGTGGTACGCGACCATGTTCTCCGGCTTCTACCTGCCGCTGCTGGTCATCCTGCTGGCGCTGATCGTGCGGATCTGCGCCATCGAGTGGCGGGCGAAGATCAACGACCAGACCTGGCGGGACCGGTGGGACTGGGCGCACACCTTCGGCGCCTGGGTGCCGGCGGTGCTGTGGGGGTGGCCTTCGCCAACCTGGTCCAGGGCATGGAGATCGAGGTGGTGGACGGCAGCCACCAGGCTCGTCGGCGGGCTCTTCTCGCTGCTGACCCCCTTCACCCTGCTCGGCGGGGCGATGACCGCGACCGTCTTCCTGACCCACGGCGCGGTCTTCCTGGCCCTGAAGACCGACGGGGAGATCCGCCACCGCGCCGGCGTGCTGGCGCAGCGGCTGTCGGTGCTCAGTCTCGCCGTCGCCGGCACCTGGGCGGTGTGGGCGCAGGTCGCGTTCGCCGAGCGGGCCTGGACCTGGGCCGCGGTGGTGGTGGCCGCCGGCGCCCTGGTCGGGGTCGTCGTCGCCACCCGCGAGCGGCGCGAGGGCTGGGCGTTCGCGCTCAACGCGGTGGCGATCGTGGCCGCCGTCGTGCTCATCTTCGGCAGCATGTTCCCGGACGTCATGCCGTCCTCGCTGGACCCGGCGTGGTCCCTGACCGTCACCGAGGCGTCCTCCACGACGGCGACGCTGACCGTGATGAGCGTGGTCGCGCTGCTCTTCGTGCCGGTGGTGCTGGCCTACCAGGGCTGGACGTACTGGGTGTTCCGCAAGCGCCTGGTCGCCGACCCGGCCGGCGGCGACGCGGGGCTGGACCCGAAGGCGCCGGCGTTCGTCGGCGCGGCGGGCGACGGCGCGGGCCGCGGTGACGGCGCGGGCGGCGTCGCGGGCGGCGGTGACGGCCGGGGCGCCACGGTCGACGGCCGCGCGGCCGGCACCGGCGCGGCCGGTGGCCGGGCGGCGGCCGGCGACGGCGCGGACCCGGGCGGGGCAGACTGA
- a CDS encoding Rne/Rng family ribonuclease, with protein sequence MPADQPASAETGDQAPPADQAAPADAGDQAASADGVGQAPPAPTTDQAAPDQAAGSTAGPDTAGPTRPARRSRRATSAPRTPEQRLDVLAELGLAQPSAAPTPPTSVDDAEEEAEATAAQDDTATGAAPVDTGDDDAAVATPPADTTAATDPDAATAASPAATLDEEGEGPRLPAAALLFQAPDLSQARPRRRRATAPAGAPAADARAEAPTTEAPTEAPAPGGEPADQAEPAGTEAEDTGEEQTAARRRRRRGGRGRRNRSAEDETTAEATGAEPADKAETEPAHAQAVVTEPASAPAGGAEPVTEREPAEQDDGEEGGGSRRRRRRRRSGRSETEGARSLSDEVTALKGSTRLEAKRQRRREGREAGRRRPTISEAEFLARRESVTRTMVVREKEGLNQIAVLEDNILVEHYVARHTQSSMVGNVYLGRVQNVLPSMEAAFVDLGKGRNAVLYAGEVNWDAAGLEGQPRRIEQALKSGDTVLVQVTKDPIGHKGARLTSQITLAGRHLVLVPSGAMTGISRKLPDTERARLKKLLKEIVPDGAGVIVRTAAEGASEEQLRADVDRLVRQWADIEAKAKAAKSAPVLLRGEPELAVRVVRDVFNEDFESLVVAGDTAWETISAYVADLSPDLADRLHHWTAEQDVFAAYRVDEQLAKAMDRKVWLPSGGSLVIDRTEAMTVIDVNTGKFTGSGGTLEETVTRNNLEAAEEIVRQLRLRDIGGIIVIDFIDMVLESNRELVMRRLLECLGRDRTRHQVAEVTSLGLVQMTRKRVGQGLVEAFSTPCEHCNGRGFIVHDHPVERTNGAGGGPSGNGARDDGGSRRRGRRTPPPAEAAPEPRPAPDGGPGGPGRAGGCQGHPGDHRRRGGQRPQRACRGRRTRRRAGAGHAAEPRRRRRGGSGAGRGAGPRLRRRRRAGAGDAAGPRAGRGRAARAGRWAARGGRGRATGGRTAGRDAGSHGGSPGCRAGPPPAAEPPGDVHRRGDAGADLYRHGGRGGAGVAAQPGGSRGPRPSRQAPAACPGPLQTTDPARRRTPAVGPASPPPTTTFSPPFDGPERGGRSSAP encoded by the coding sequence GTGCCGGCCGACCAGCCAGCGTCCGCCGAGACCGGTGACCAGGCGCCGCCCGCCGACCAGGCAGCGCCCGCCGATGCCGGCGACCAGGCAGCGTCCGCCGACGGTGTCGGCCAGGCGCCGCCCGCGCCGACCACCGACCAGGCCGCCCCCGACCAGGCCGCCGGCAGCACCGCCGGCCCGGACACCGCCGGCCCCACCCGCCCGGCCCGCCGCAGCCGCCGGGCGACCTCCGCCCCCCGCACCCCCGAGCAGCGGCTCGACGTCCTCGCCGAGCTCGGCCTCGCCCAGCCCTCCGCCGCACCGACGCCCCCGACCAGCGTCGACGACGCCGAGGAGGAGGCCGAGGCCACCGCCGCCCAGGACGACACCGCGACCGGCGCGGCGCCCGTGGACACCGGTGACGACGACGCCGCCGTCGCCACCCCGCCCGCCGACACCACCGCCGCGACGGACCCCGACGCCGCCACCGCCGCCAGCCCCGCCGCCACCTTGGACGAGGAGGGCGAGGGCCCTCGACTACCCGCCGCCGCGCTGCTGTTCCAGGCGCCCGACCTGTCCCAGGCCCGCCCGCGCCGCCGGCGCGCCACCGCCCCGGCCGGTGCCCCGGCCGCCGACGCCCGCGCCGAGGCGCCCACCACCGAGGCGCCCACCGAGGCCCCCGCGCCAGGAGGGGAGCCGGCCGACCAGGCCGAGCCGGCGGGCACCGAGGCGGAGGACACGGGCGAGGAGCAGACCGCCGCCCGGCGCCGTCGTCGCCGGGGCGGTCGCGGCCGGCGCAACCGCAGCGCCGAGGACGAGACCACCGCGGAGGCGACCGGCGCCGAGCCCGCCGACAAGGCCGAGACGGAGCCGGCCCACGCGCAGGCCGTCGTGACCGAACCCGCGTCCGCCCCGGCCGGCGGCGCCGAGCCGGTCACCGAGCGAGAGCCCGCGGAGCAGGACGACGGCGAGGAGGGCGGCGGGTCCCGCCGCCGGCGGCGCCGTCGCCGGTCCGGCCGGTCCGAGACCGAGGGCGCCCGCAGCCTGAGCGACGAGGTGACGGCCCTGAAGGGCTCCACCCGGCTGGAGGCCAAGCGCCAGCGCCGCCGGGAGGGCCGCGAGGCCGGCCGCCGTCGGCCCACGATCAGCGAGGCCGAGTTCCTCGCCCGCCGCGAGTCCGTGACCCGCACCATGGTGGTGCGGGAGAAGGAGGGCCTCAACCAGATCGCCGTGCTCGAGGACAACATCCTCGTCGAGCACTACGTCGCCCGGCACACCCAGTCCTCCATGGTCGGCAACGTCTACCTCGGGCGCGTGCAGAACGTGCTGCCGAGCATGGAGGCGGCGTTCGTCGACCTGGGCAAGGGCCGCAACGCCGTCCTCTACGCCGGCGAGGTCAACTGGGACGCCGCCGGCCTGGAGGGGCAGCCGCGCCGCATCGAGCAGGCGCTGAAGTCCGGCGACACCGTCCTGGTCCAGGTCACCAAGGACCCGATCGGGCACAAGGGCGCCCGGCTCACCTCCCAGATCACCCTGGCCGGGCGGCACCTCGTGCTCGTCCCGTCCGGGGCGATGACCGGTATCTCCCGCAAGCTGCCGGACACCGAGCGGGCCCGGCTGAAGAAGCTGCTCAAGGAGATCGTGCCCGACGGCGCCGGCGTCATCGTCCGCACCGCCGCCGAGGGCGCCTCGGAGGAACAGCTCCGGGCCGACGTCGACCGGCTGGTGCGGCAGTGGGCCGACATCGAGGCCAAGGCCAAGGCCGCCAAGAGCGCCCCCGTCCTCCTCCGCGGCGAGCCCGAGCTCGCCGTGCGGGTGGTGCGGGACGTGTTCAACGAGGACTTCGAGTCCCTCGTGGTCGCCGGGGACACCGCCTGGGAGACCATCTCCGCGTACGTCGCGGACCTCTCCCCGGACCTAGCCGACCGGCTGCACCACTGGACCGCCGAGCAGGACGTCTTCGCCGCGTACCGGGTGGACGAGCAGCTCGCCAAGGCGATGGACCGCAAGGTCTGGCTGCCCTCCGGCGGCTCCCTGGTCATCGACCGGACCGAGGCGATGACGGTCATCGACGTCAACACCGGCAAGTTCACCGGCTCCGGCGGCACGCTGGAGGAGACCGTCACCCGGAACAACCTCGAGGCCGCGGAGGAGATCGTCCGCCAGCTCCGGCTCCGGGACATCGGCGGCATCATCGTCATCGACTTCATCGACATGGTCCTGGAGTCCAACCGCGAGCTCGTCATGCGGCGGCTGCTGGAGTGCCTGGGCCGGGACCGCACCCGCCACCAGGTGGCCGAGGTGACCTCCCTCGGCCTGGTCCAGATGACCCGCAAGCGGGTCGGGCAGGGCCTGGTCGAGGCCTTCTCCACCCCCTGCGAGCACTGCAACGGCCGCGGGTTCATCGTCCACGACCACCCGGTGGAGCGGACCAACGGCGCGGGCGGCGGGCCGTCCGGGAACGGGGCCCGGGACGACGGCGGGTCGCGGCGCCGCGGCCGGCGCACCCCGCCGCCGGCCGAGGCGGCGCCCGAGCCCCGGCCCGCACCGGACGGAGGACCCGGCGGCCCAGGCCGCGCGGGAGGCTGTCAAGGCCACCCTGGCGACCATCGCCGCCGCGGCGGCCAGCGCCCACAGCGAGCATGCCGAGGGCGGCGGACCCGACGCCGAGCCGGCGCCGGCCACGCCGCAGAGCCCCGACGGCGCCGCCGAGGAGGCAGCGGCGCCGGCCGGGGAGCCGGTCCTCGTCTCCGCCGACGCCGACGCGCAGGCGCCGGAGACGCAGCCGGCCCGCGAGCCGGTCGAGGCCGGGCCGCGCGAGCCGGTCGGTGGGCCGCCCGCGGCGGTCGAGGCCGCGCCACGGGAGGCCGGACAGCCGGCCGAGACGCCGGCAGCCACGGAGGCAGCCCCGGCTGCCGCGCCGGCCCGCCGCCCGCGGCGGAGCCGCCGGGCGATGTCCACCGGCGTGGTGACGCCGGGGCAGACCTCTATCGTCACGGTGGACGCGGGGGAGCGGGAGTAGCAGCCCAGCCCGGCGGCTCGCGCGGCCCTCGCCCCTCGCGGCAGGCCCCGGCCGCGTGCCCCGGGCCACTCCAGACGACAGATCCGGCCCGACGGCGCACCCCCGCCGTCGGGCCGGCATCGCCACCCCCTACGACAACCTTCTCGCCGCCCTTCGACGGGCCTGAGCGCGGGGGCAGGTCAAGTGCGCCCTAA
- a CDS encoding extracellular solute-binding protein, whose amino-acid sequence MRTPVRPARGAAAALAAAAAVVLAACTPGSQGGGQNGAQDGDGGTTSEPTEVVTDISDAPEQTLVVWDQEVRGGQNEQMERLNAAFMERYPNITIERKTQSNDDLGATLRLALTGNDAPDVTQANNARAQMGQFVAAGQLRSLDPYAEAYGWTDRFPESVRQYASYSEDGATFGEGSLYGLPQVGEVVGIYYSKPKLAELGLQVPETWAELEEQLPTIKAAGETPLLLGNLDQWPALHVFGPVQGAYVDADEIRTLGFGNPGASWDTDINQQAAAVLQDWATAGYFNEGFNGADYDAVWQSFTEGAGVYLIAGSWLAADIGDAMGEEVGFFAPPPTEAGQGPVTTGGTGIPFAITSQAEDPDVAAAYLDFITSPDAMGVLAETGNLPVVDTAEHAPDGGLLAEVFTAYAEVTEDGELLPYLDYATPTMGDTLGQALQQLMAGEITPQQLTEQVEADYAGFVASGS is encoded by the coding sequence ATGAGAACCCCAGTGCGTCCCGCACGCGGTGCCGCGGCGGCGCTGGCCGCCGCGGCCGCCGTCGTCCTCGCCGCCTGCACGCCCGGCTCGCAGGGCGGCGGCCAGAACGGCGCCCAGGACGGCGACGGCGGAACGACGTCGGAACCCACCGAGGTGGTCACCGACATCTCCGACGCCCCCGAGCAGACCCTCGTGGTGTGGGACCAGGAGGTCCGCGGTGGGCAGAACGAGCAGATGGAGCGGCTCAACGCCGCCTTCATGGAGCGCTACCCGAACATCACCATCGAGCGGAAGACCCAGTCCAACGATGACCTCGGCGCCACCCTGCGCCTGGCGCTGACCGGCAACGACGCCCCGGACGTGACCCAGGCCAACAACGCCCGGGCGCAGATGGGGCAGTTCGTCGCCGCCGGCCAGCTGCGGTCGCTGGACCCCTACGCGGAGGCGTACGGCTGGACCGATCGCTTCCCGGAGAGCGTGCGCCAGTACGCCAGCTACAGCGAGGACGGGGCCACCTTCGGCGAGGGGTCGCTCTACGGGCTGCCGCAGGTCGGCGAGGTCGTCGGGATCTACTACTCCAAGCCCAAGCTGGCCGAGCTCGGCCTGCAGGTCCCGGAGACCTGGGCCGAGCTCGAGGAGCAGCTCCCGACGATCAAGGCTGCCGGCGAGACGCCGCTGCTCCTGGGCAACCTCGACCAGTGGCCGGCGCTGCACGTCTTCGGCCCGGTCCAGGGCGCCTACGTCGACGCCGACGAGATCCGCACCCTCGGCTTCGGCAACCCCGGGGCGAGCTGGGACACCGACATCAACCAGCAGGCGGCCGCCGTCCTGCAGGACTGGGCCACCGCCGGCTACTTCAACGAGGGGTTCAACGGCGCCGACTACGACGCCGTGTGGCAGTCCTTCACCGAGGGCGCCGGGGTCTACCTCATCGCCGGCTCCTGGCTCGCCGCCGACATCGGCGACGCCATGGGCGAGGAGGTCGGGTTCTTCGCCCCGCCGCCGACCGAGGCCGGCCAGGGCCCGGTCACCACCGGCGGCACCGGGATCCCCTTCGCCATCACCTCCCAGGCCGAGGACCCCGACGTCGCCGCGGCCTACCTCGACTTCATCACCTCCCCGGACGCCATGGGGGTGCTCGCCGAGACGGGGAACCTGCCGGTCGTGGACACCGCGGAGCACGCGCCCGACGGCGGCCTGCTCGCCGAGGTGTTCACCGCCTACGCCGAGGTGACCGAGGACGGCGAGCTCCTGCCGTACCTCGACTACGCCACCCCGACGATGGGCGACACGCTCGGCCAGGCCCTCCAGCAGCTGATGGCCGGGGAGATCACGCCGCAGCAGCTCACCGAGCAGGTCGAGGCGGACTATGCCGGCTTCGTCGCCAGCGGGTCCTGA